The region GAAATAATGCCCGATTTAGGAGATCCCGATCGCTCCTAACCTATATCTCATAAAATCATCGCGTTCGCTCGAAATGGTGTAAGTTCGCTCAGAATGAGCACCATTTCTTGGCGATTATATGGAAGCCAGGCTTCTGCTTCGCCCTCGCAGTCGGCGCTCTCACAGGTCATGAATAATACCTCAGTTAATTATGTCATAATTCCCGCCTCTTTATTTGTTATGTACATTCTTCGTTTTagtcctttgttttgttttgttttgttgttttttttttttggtgaataATTTAAGTGGCACAAAATCATTGTTCTGTTCTCGTTTGTTGCCCGTCTGGAAATTCACCTTAACTTATTATAGCTTTATAAATAAATCACACAATTCTATCGCAGTTTATGTCTTTGCTTAGTTTGTTAAgctagagaaaaaaaaacatgtgaagtgatatatgaaatgtttcatatattgaactgcggattttgaaatcaagtaagctatgatcatcgcagttatgaacgcaatttaagcaattgctttCAGAACTCACAGATGACCAGTTCCCAACGTtctcatagctcagttggttagagcgtcgcaccggtaccgcgaggtcacgggttcgaaccCCGCTGAagtcttgactttttcaggcttctgtacgcaattgtttaaattgcattcataactgcgatgatcatagcttacttgagagaaaaaaacagttgagtaGGCTTCATGATCTCCCAAATTATGTTAGAACTTGAAGCCATCTGTGTAATTGTGACCTTTGAAGCGGTCATTATTTGTGGAAGTTACTTATTCTAATAAGCGGAAGCCTTTTTTTAACGTCTCAAAGCTTTAACAAAGTCTTGGGCGTCAAAGCACCCACGCTCTAGAACTGTTTGCGGAAGAGTGTAAGGATAGTGAAATTTCCATCTTGTTTATATCTCAAAGAAACTTACTGTTGTATGGTTATGAAGCTACCTATGCCGAGAGAGAACATGATAAGTTAAACGTGTTAAGTGCTGAGCGCTGAAACATATAAATGCACACCACTAGTGTTTCAAAAGCCTGATCAAACTATATTTTCTTCAATGAGTTCACTCTCGCAAACCTACATCGGAACAGGATAGCGGTTCAAAGCATTTCTTAATAGTTCGAAATAGCTTATGAAAGCGTTGAAGAATTGTTAAGCGGCTTGGGTGAAAGTTTGTGAAGTTTGCTGTCCGATTTGCCGATGAGCAGTTATCCCTTCAAGCAAAAGAGAGAGTTAATCTAAATCGTCCACTTACTTTTTATGTAGGActtagatttttttctttctcgttttTCTCACCAGGATTGGTAATATGCGAGCATATTCTGAGAGCAAAGATTTTCAACAATCGTATCTTCGCCAGAAAGGAAAAGGAGACTACTTGTCCCCAAACAGGGAAGAAGCTCGCACAATGAATGGACCGAAATCAGCCTGCAAAAAGTACATTTCTGTGGTCTCCGAGGGCAATTATTTCATAGCCTCCAAAGCACCGTTGCCAGACCGTATCGAACTTAGAATGTGCGGCACTTCTGGCAATCTTGGCCAAAGTAAGCGTTCGCTGTCCATTCCAGATTTGTATCGTGTCAAAATGAAGCCAATCCCAGAAGTTGTTGAGGGAACAGTGGATGCAGTACGCCGCGAAGACGTGCGGGCGGAAATCCCTCGTCTTGTGGATGATCGTGCGTTTTCGCCAAATGACGGCACACTGAAAGAGATGTATGTCTCTCAATACAACCCTTATTTCGATCCCAGTGCGCCTCGTTCTCATATTGGTGGATGGAAGGTTGGCATGGAGCGCAACGGCATTCCCCATCACCGACCCCAAATGAGTGCCGTCTATAATCCGATCGTTTACGAAGCAACGAAGAAAGTCGAACGCCCGAAATCAGCTCCTCCATCGTTTGCTCACGAAGAAGATATTTTCGCAGACGACAACGATGATGACAGACTATCGTCTGCTACACTCCCCACCATGCATCAAAATTATTCCGAGTACGTCCGAAGTAATGACGAATTAACGAGCCGCCTTCGGGAACTGTGGATCGATCCTCCCACTCCAGAATACACCAATGATGATCGGAGCTCCCTCGGTTACGATCCTGGCAGCGATGATGCATCAGAAACATCATCGGCGTTTAATTCTTCTGGAAAGAGAGATCCCGCCAAGTTTAGTTACAGCCGACCGAAGTTAATCCGTCTCTCCGCTGATTTTCCCGGGGTAcgaaacttggaaaaaatgcGTCGAAAACGTCAAAGTATGGGTTCCTCGTCCACTGGTTCCATGTCATCAACATCTCTTTCTCCATCTGCGGGTGAATATGGATTTTTCGTTGCGCTTACGTCGAAAGACAAAGCTCCACTTCCCAGGTACGGAAGACATTACTCCATGACCTAAAGAACCAACTGGGAAACTTGTAAGCAATGACTTTGTCCATGATAATTTGCCAGTGTCAATGACGACAGAGAAGGAGCAACCACTTGCAATGTGAACTCCACATACATGTAGTGAACGGCCAAAAACTATGGCACTCTTCACTTTCTGAAGTTTTGGGATATTTCTTCAAATACAAAGGGTCTATTCGGGCAACAATGTATAACTTTGTAATCACAAACTGAACTGAGTAAGAAATTGTCACTTTTAAATtatcaaaacaacttgatcTTGCTCGATGAAAATTGCGTGTCTTCGTTTGTTCGTGCGTAAAGAAATTAAGCACCGATTGTCTTCATCATGcggagaaacagaagtcaattTTTAGACAAAGCATTGAGAAATCTTGCTGCCATTAGGTAAGGTAGCTTTTTGAACAAGCAATTAATAAGATTCTTAATTGGGAGTAATCAATCGACAGTGGCTGCTGTTACATTCAGTCCCtcgtgttgttttttttatcgaaATAAGTGCGgtgcatttttcattaagTTTTAACTggaatttttaaaacatttcactCTCTTTATTCACGCTTATTGTCTTCAGGTcaagtttcaaaatgttctttaTTGAAGTTAAAAGAATTCGTCGTTTTTTTGTAGATACCTTTTTTCGGAATTTAGAACTGAGCTAGTGCCAAGCTCCTGCACCCGGTGACAATGCCCGTTTGAACGGAAAAAATGAACATGTTTTCGTGAACATTGAAATTCCTTTGGAGTAGTATTGGGACACCAATACGGGAACAATTTGCATTGCGTAACTCGTAGTTCATTTATCACTGAATAATGTATTTTAGTAGAAGGCGTTTCCTTGTATGCAAGTGACAATTATGATGTTGTCACaaacaatttaattaaaaagaaactaaacaaTGAGAGAAAATCAACGCTTTATCCCAACACTTGCCGCCCATTGCGACTATATGCTGTCAACCAGCATACTGTAACTTTTCTCCCGATCGTCCTGACCTGAGTCATTCAAACACTAGATCATGCATTATCTCCATAAATACGCGCTATGTAAACCAATCCATTTATTCACTGTTTAGTGTTTTTATCAGTGAGTAAAGCTGCCTTCATTTAGAGCTATAGGAGCCTGTAGGCTAGATTGACGAGCTTTCATTGCCTTACCTATTTTACCAAAGGCATTCATAAGTCTGTTAAAGAATAATCAACTATCTCGGAATGGCTCTTGTCTCGAAACATTTTAAAGATATAGATGGGTAGATAACTGGAATTTGGCGTATCGTTTTGATTCTGTCGACAGAAAAGTGGAGACCCTATAACAAATTATCTACAATCGTCCGGCAGGTGctaatatttttaacaatCGGATGTCACTATGGCCTTTCACAGTAGGAAATTTATATGAGTATTAAATTGAAGACAGGAATCCAGCAAGCCAGAAAAGGAAGCCAACTTTATGTTACACATAATGTAGTTtgtcaaatgaattttttatcgACTAAAAGAGTTTCATACAAGGGTGTCCAAATCAAACCAGTCGATGCTAGTATTTTGTCGTACAATCGAAACGTGTTCCTTTCGATATAATGAAAGTGTTTTCTACAGAAAAAGATGTGATTGAGAGTCATCTAGATTCTCTGTGGCTTGACGAATAGAATCCACGTTCAtccaatgttttctttcacaTAGATAATGCTCTTCAATGTTTTTAACAGCCCTTTACTTGTGATGTAGGCGAAACACATTGAAATGATGTGCAGAAAAAGAGGCTTTGTCGTTGTCTTTCTCGGTGACTAAAATATCCAACATTGTCTACTACTGAAGAATTTAAACAAAGAGCTTCTCATTACAATG is a window of Acropora palmata chromosome 11, jaAcrPala1.3, whole genome shotgun sequence DNA encoding:
- the LOC141897799 gene encoding uncharacterized protein LOC141897799 isoform X1, giving the protein MMDFFSKENAHKSRIGNMRAYSESKDFQQSYLRQKGKGDYLSPNREEARTMNGPKSACKKYISVVSEGNYFIASKAPLPDRIELRMCGTSGNLGQSKRSLSIPDLYRVKMKPIPEVVEGTVDAVRREDVRAEIPRLVDDRAFSPNDGTLKEMYVSQYNPYFDPSAPRSHIGGWKVGMERNGIPHHRPQMSAVYNPIVYEATKKVERPKSAPPSFAHEEDIFADDNDDDRLSSATLPTMHQNYSEYVRSNDELTSRLRELWIDPPTPEYTNDDRSSLGYDPGSDDASETSSAFNSSGKRDPAKFSYSRPKLIRLSADFPGVRNLEKMRRKRQSMGSSSTGSMSSTSLSPSAGEYGFFVALTSKDKAPLPRYGRHYSMT
- the LOC141897799 gene encoding uncharacterized protein LOC141897799 isoform X2, yielding MRAYSESKDFQQSYLRQKGKGDYLSPNREEARTMNGPKSACKKYISVVSEGNYFIASKAPLPDRIELRMCGTSGNLGQSKRSLSIPDLYRVKMKPIPEVVEGTVDAVRREDVRAEIPRLVDDRAFSPNDGTLKEMYVSQYNPYFDPSAPRSHIGGWKVGMERNGIPHHRPQMSAVYNPIVYEATKKVERPKSAPPSFAHEEDIFADDNDDDRLSSATLPTMHQNYSEYVRSNDELTSRLRELWIDPPTPEYTNDDRSSLGYDPGSDDASETSSAFNSSGKRDPAKFSYSRPKLIRLSADFPGVRNLEKMRRKRQSMGSSSTGSMSSTSLSPSAGEYGFFVALTSKDKAPLPRYGRHYSMT